One Phoenix dactylifera cultivar Barhee BC4 chromosome 8, palm_55x_up_171113_PBpolish2nd_filt_p, whole genome shotgun sequence genomic window carries:
- the LOC103712396 gene encoding F-box/kelch-repeat protein At1g74510-like: MLEGQSCLISRALPSSCEQESKWIYMTHHLLESSSCKRPPSEESEDQEQGGRGKRKKSPECPDTPDIKDTERALDMSDHQGGNGDYDDPYAFINPLGRDITINCLLRCSRSNYGAIASLNRSFRSLIRSGELYRLRRQMGITEYWVYFSCNVLEWEAYDPYSRCWITIPKMPPNECFMCLDKESLAVGTELLVFGKEVTSHIVLRYSMLTNTWSPGIVMNSPRCLFGSASLGEKAIIAGGTDAGGTILSSAELYNSETQTWETLPDMIQARKLCSGVFMDGKFFVIGGMCSNTEVLTSGEEYDLERRSWRLIPNMSAGLNVASGAPPLVAVVNNELYAADYAEKEVRKYDKENNAWITLGKLPERSVSMNGWGLAFRACGERLIVIGGPRGSMGGTIELNSWIPNEGPPEWNIIASKQSGSFVYNCAVMGC, encoded by the coding sequence ATGTTGGAGGGCCAGTCCTGCTTGATCTCAAGAGCATTGCCGAGCTCCTGTGAGCAAGAATCGAAGTGGATTTACATGACCCACCACCTCCTTGAGTCCTCGAGCTGCAAGCGCCCGCCGAGCGAGGAATCGGAAGATCAAGAGCAAGGTGGTAGGGGCAAGAGGAAGAAGTCGCCAGAGTGTCCTGACACCCCTGATATCAAAGACACAGAACGGGCCCTGGATATGTCCGATCACCAGGGCGGCAATGGAGACTATGATGATCCATATGCCTTCATCAACCCACTCGGCAGGGATATCACAATTAACTGCCTTCTTCGTTGCTCTCGCTCCAATTACGGTGCCATTGCATCCCTGAACCGGAGCTTCCGCTCCCTGATTCGAAGTGGCGAGCTTTATAGGCTACGACGGCAGATGGGGATTACTGAGTACTGGGTCTATTTCTCCTGCAATGTCCTTGAATGGGAAGCATATGATCCCTACAGCAGGTGTTGGATTACCATTCCAAAGATGCCTCCCAATGAATGTTTCATGTGCTTGGATAAGGAATCCCTTGCCGTGGGCACCGAGCTCCTTGTTTTTGGAAAGGAGGTAACTTCCCATATTGTACTGAGATATAGTATGCTGACTAACACTTGGTCCCCTGGAATAGTAATGAATTCACCTAGATGTCTATTTGGATCTGCTAGCCTTGGAGAGAAGGCTATTATAGCCGGTGGCACTGACGCCGGGGGTACCATACTTAGCTCAGCAGAGCTTTATAATTCTGAGACTCAAACTTGGGAAACTCTGCCAGATATGATTCAGGCAAGAAAGTTATGTTCAGGGGTCTTCATGGATGGAAAGTTCTTTGTAATTGGTGGAATGTGTAGCAATACTGAGGTGCTGACAAGCGGGGAAGAGTATGATCTGGAGAGACGTTCTTGGAGGCTGATTCCAAATATGTCTGCTGGGCTAAATGTTGCAAGTGGTGCACCTCCACTTGTAGCTGTGGTGAACAATGAGCTTTATGCAGCAGATTATGCTGAGAAGGAGGTAAGGAAGTATGACAAGGAGAATAATGCATGGATCACTCTGGGTAAATTGCCTGAGAGGTCTGTTTCGATGAATGGTTGGGGCCTTGCCTTCAGGGCATGTGGCGAGCGGCTAATTGTGATTGGCGGGCCAAGGGGATCCATGGGAGGGACAATTGAGCTCAATTCATGGATCCCAAATGAGGGACCACCAGAGTGGAACATCATTGCCAGCAAGCAATCGGGGAGTTTCGTCTATAACTGTGCTGTGATGGGCTGCTGA
- the LOC103712395 gene encoding peptidyl-prolyl cis-trans isomerase CYP23: protein MAMARSGVGSLLLDFVVLLLLLSLSFDRAFSSSEPELGSARVVFQTAYGDIEFGFFPHVAPKTVEHIFKLVRLGCYNANHFFRVDKGFVAQVADVVGGRTAPMNEEQRLEAEKTVVGEFSSVKHVRGILSMGRYSDPDSASSSFSILLGDAPHLDGEYAIFGRVTKGDDTLRKLEKLPTRREGIFVMPTERITILSTYYYDTRVEHCEREKSILKRRLSEAAVEIERQRMKCLP from the exons ATGGCGATGGCGAGGAGCGGCGTTGGATCCCTTCTTCTGGACTTCGTAGTCCTCCTGCTCCTTCTCTCACTCTCCTTCGAtcgcgccttctcctcctccgaaCCCGAGCTGGGATCCGCTCGCGTCGTCTTccag ACAGCCTATGGCGATATCGAGTTTGGATTCTTTCCTCATGTCGCCCCAAAGACTGTTGAGCATATCTTTAAACTTGTTAGGCTTGGGTGCTACAATGCGAACCATTTCTTCCGG GTTGATAAGGGTTTCGTTGCACAAGTGGCCGATGTTGTTGGTGGCAGAACAGCTCCTATGAATGAAGAGCAGAGGTTGGAAGCTGAGAAAACTGTTGTTGGCGAATTTAGTAGTGTCAAACATGTAAGAGGCATTCTTTCCATGGGGAG GTACTCTGATCCAGACAGTGCCTCATCTTCTTTTTCGATCCTTCTAGGTGATGCTCCTCACCTTGATGGCGAG TATGCCATTTTTGGAAGGGTTACAAAAGGTGATGATACATTAAGAAAACTGGAGAAGCTTCCTACCCGTCGTGAAGGGATTTTTGTGATG CCAACCGAGCGAATCACCATACTGTCAACATACTACTATG ATACCAGAGTTGAGCACTGCGAAAGAGAGAAGTCTATTCTGAAGAGAAGGCTTTCTGAAGCTGCGGTTGAAATAGAAAGACAG AGGATGAAATGCCTCCCATAA